A DNA window from Ornithinimicrobium humiphilum contains the following coding sequences:
- a CDS encoding fumarylacetoacetate hydrolase family protein: MKLYMFDDSRLGVAAEDGTLVDITATVPADVPALDRMTALIEAWDDVRDQVAAAASAGGGAAFEDVTLRAPQPRPHNLVAAPVNYHAHQGEMGGENGVYKGMVIPTIEEAKGFFKSISSIVGPDGRIELPLAGRRFDHEAEVAVIIGRTARRVAEEDALSYVFGYAPVMDITLRGPEDRSFRKSMDTFTPLGPCIVTADEVADPTDIDFRLTVGEEERQASNTSYLIYGVARLIAEYSAVTTLHPGDVIATGTPEGVGPITDGDVVTLEIAGMDPLVMNVVDVSA, from the coding sequence ATGAAGCTCTACATGTTCGACGACTCCCGCCTGGGGGTCGCGGCCGAGGACGGCACGCTCGTGGACATCACCGCGACCGTTCCCGCCGACGTGCCGGCCCTGGACCGGATGACCGCCCTCATCGAGGCCTGGGACGACGTGCGCGACCAGGTCGCCGCGGCCGCCTCCGCCGGTGGCGGGGCCGCCTTCGAGGACGTCACCCTGCGCGCCCCGCAGCCCCGACCGCACAACCTCGTGGCGGCGCCCGTCAACTACCACGCCCACCAGGGCGAGATGGGTGGCGAGAACGGCGTCTACAAGGGCATGGTCATCCCGACCATCGAGGAGGCGAAGGGCTTCTTCAAGTCCATCTCCTCGATCGTCGGCCCGGACGGCCGCATCGAGCTCCCGCTCGCCGGACGTCGCTTCGACCACGAGGCCGAGGTCGCCGTGATCATCGGGCGCACCGCCCGCCGGGTCGCCGAGGAGGACGCCCTGTCCTACGTCTTCGGCTACGCCCCGGTCATGGACATCACGCTGCGGGGCCCGGAGGACCGGTCGTTCCGCAAGTCGATGGACACCTTCACCCCGCTGGGCCCGTGCATCGTGACCGCGGACGAGGTGGCGGACCCCACCGACATCGACTTCCGCCTCACGGTCGGGGAGGAGGAGCGCCAGGCGTCCAACACCTCCTACCTGATCTACGGGGTCGCCCGCCTCATCGCGGAGTACTCGGCCGTGACGACGCTCCACCCGGGCGACGTCATCGCGACCGGGACGCCGGAGGGCGTCGGCCCGATCACCGACGGCGACGTGGTGACGCTGGAGATCGCGGGGATGGACCCGCTCGTGATGAACGTGGTGGACGTCTCGGCGTGA